In the Brevundimonas mediterranea genome, TGCGCGGCAAGCACCGCGGCGACTACACCCCGCACGTTGACTGCGGCGACTATGTCGTCGTCACCAACGTCGACAAGGTGGTGTTCACCGGCAAGAAGTCGACCGACAAGGTCTATTATCGCCACACCGGCCACCCGGGCGGCGTCAAGTCGACGACCCCGGAGAAGGTTCTGGGCGGTCGCTTCCCCGAGCGCGTGCTCGAGAAGGCCGTCGAGCGCATGCTGCCGAAGGAAAGCCCGCTGGCCCGCAAGCAGATGACGCACCTGCGCCTGTTCGCCGGCGGCGCGCACGAACATGAAGCCCAGCAACCGGAAACGATCGACTTCAAGTCGGCGTCGCCCAAGAACACCCGGAGCGTCTGAGCATGACCGACGTGACCAACACCGAAGCCGCCACCGGTTTCGACGCCCTGAAGGGCCTGAGCTCTTCGGTCGAGAACGACGCCCCCGTCTATGTCCAGAAGCTGGACGCCCAGGGCCGCGCCTATTCGACCGGCAAGCGCAAGAACGCCATCGCCCGCGTCTGGGTGAAGCCCGGCACCGGCAAGATCACCATCAACGGCAAGGACCAAGAGCAGTATTTCGCTCGTCCCGTGCTGCGCATGATGATCGCCCAGCCGCTGACCGTCTCGGACCGCGCCACCCAGTATGACGTCGTCTGCACCGTCGAAGGTTCGGGCCTGTCCGGCCAGGCCGGCGCCATCCGCCACGGCCTCTCGCACGCCCTGACGCATTTCGAACCGGAACTGCGCAAGGTCCTGAAGCCGCACGGCTTCCTGACCCGCGACAGCCGCGTCGTCGAGCGCAAGAAGTACGGCCGCGCCAAGGCTCGCCGTTCGTTCCAGTTCTCGAAGCGCTAATCGCGTTCACGCGGTTTGGATTTGGGGCGCTTCGGGGAGACCCGGAGCGCCCTTTTTCTTGTCTATCTTCTCCCGCATGGGGGAAGGGTCAGGAGCAGCCTATGACCCACACCATCTTCATCGACGGCGAAGCCGGCACCACGGGCCTCGAAATCCGCGAGCGGCTGGAGGCGCGCTCGGATCTGGAGCTGATCCTGCTGGGCGACCGTCGGCGCGACGTCGAGGCGCGGCGCGAGGCCCTGAACAGCGCCGATGCGGTGATCCTGTGCCTGCCGGACGACGCGGCGCGCGAGGCGGTGGCCATGGTCGAGAACCCGTCGGTCAAGGTGATCGACGCCTCGACCGCCTATCGGGTCGCGCCGGGCTGGGCCTATGGCTTCCCCGAAATGGACGCAGGCCAGCGCGATCTGATCGCGCGGTCGCAATTCGTGTCCAACCCTGGCTGCTATCCGACCGGCTTCATCGGCCTGATGCGGCCGCTGGTGAAGGCGGGCCTGGTTCCGGCCGGCCATCCGGTCACGGTCAATGCGGTCTCGGGCTATTCCGGCGGCGGCAAGGCCATGATCGCCGAATTCGAAGCGGAAGGCGCTGCAACCGCCTATCGCGCCTATGGTCTGTCGCTGAAGCACAAGCATGTGCCGGAGATGACGAAACACACGGGGCTGAGCCGCGAGGTGCTGTTCGCCCCCGCAGTGGGGAATTACCGCCAGGGCATGCTGGTCGAGGTTCCGCTGCACCTGGCCGCCCTCCCGGAAACCCCGTCGGTCGAGCGGATCCACGGCGCCCTGGTCGAGGCTTATGACGGCCAGTATTTCGTCGAGGTGGCCGATCTGGACGAGACCGAGGCCATGACCGGTCTGGAGCCCGAGGGGCTGAACAGCACCAACCGCCTGCGTCTGCATGTGTTCGGCGACCGATCCGGCGAACAGGCGCGTCTGATCGCTCTGCTGGACAACCTGGGCAAGGGGGCCTCGGGCGCGGCGGTGCAGAACCTCAACATCCTGCTGGGCCTGGATGAGGCGACCGGTCTGATCTGAAACCCTGATCGGGAGAAGAAACGAGGCGAGAAACCTTTCCCCTCGTCCCGTCGTACTGGGTGGCATGACCCAGTCCCCGATCCTCCATCGACGCGGCCTTCTGGCAGGCGCCGGCGCGCTGGCCCTGGCCGCCTGTTCGCCCGAACCGTCCCAGGCGGGGCAGGGGGCCTACGCCGCCTCGCTCTATCGTCGCGTGTCGGACGCCGACTGGCGACGGCGGCTCGGCGACGCGGCCTGGCGCGTGATGCGTCACGAGGACACCGAACGCCCCTACACCAGTCCGCTGAACGACGAACATCGCCGTGGGACCTTCGTCTGCAAGGGGTGCGACCTGGCGCTGTTCCGCTCGAACTGGAAGTTTGACTCCCACACCGGCTGGCCCAGCTTCTATCAGGTCATCGCCGCCAACATCGGCCGCAAGCGCGACCTGGCCATCGGCATTCCCCGCACCGAATACCACTGCGCCCGCTGCCTGGGGCATCAGGGGCATGTGTTCAACGACGGACCGCGGCCCACAGGCCTGCGCTATTGCAACAACGGCGTGGCGCTGAAGTTCGTGGCCGCCTAGCCGCGATTGGCGCGTACAGCCGAATCGACCGTCACCCCGAACCAGACCGCCGCAATGATGATCAGCAGGCCGTAGTCGTGGCCCGGCAGGAAGACCGGGGCGACGGCGGCGGCGATGACCAGCGCGGGAAACAGGCCGGCCCAGGCGGCGGTTCCGGGCGAGGCCGCACGGATGACCGGCTGCGGCGTCGGGCGGTTCATCCGGCGGGCCATCCAGCCGTTCAGGGCGACGAACAGGACCGAACAGACGACGGCGCTGATCATATATTTCGCCGTATTGCCCGGCTCGCCGAAGGTGGCCGCCGTCATGATCAGCAGGATCAGGGCGACGCCCGTGCTGACGGCCAGCAGGATATTGGGTTCGATACGGTTCAAGACTTCACTTTCACATACAGACCCGGCGCCGGCGCCAGGGGCGGGAGCGGACCCTTAGCAGGGTCGCGCGCCGGAATCCTGGACCCCGAACGATCATGCAGCCAGCCGGCCCAGTGGTCCCACCAGCTGCCCGGATGTTCGACGGCCCCGGCCTGCCACTCGGCCAGGGTCCCGGGCAGGGCGGGGTTGGTCCAGTGCTGGTATTTCCGCGCCGCCGGGGCGTTGATCACCCCGGCGATATGGCCGGACCCGGCCAGGGTGAAGGTCACGTCCGGGCTGCCGAACAGACGGGCCGAGCGATAGACCGAGTTCATCGGGGCGATGTGATCCTCGCGGCTGGCCTGGAAATACAGGGGGATGGCGACCTTCGACAGGTCCGCCGTCAGGCCGCCGATCTCGAACACGCCGCGCGCCAGGGCGTTGGCGCCGTACATCTGGCGCAGATAGGCCAGGTGCAGGGTCTTGGGCATCCGGGTCTGGTCGGCGTTCCAGAACAGCAGGT is a window encoding:
- the rplM gene encoding 50S ribosomal protein L13 — protein: MKSTTASLKPAEVEKKWIHIDAEGVVVGRLATFIANRLRGKHRGDYTPHVDCGDYVVVTNVDKVVFTGKKSTDKVYYRHTGHPGGVKSTTPEKVLGGRFPERVLEKAVERMLPKESPLARKQMTHLRLFAGGAHEHEAQQPETIDFKSASPKNTRSV
- the argC gene encoding N-acetyl-gamma-glutamyl-phosphate reductase, with the translated sequence MTHTIFIDGEAGTTGLEIRERLEARSDLELILLGDRRRDVEARREALNSADAVILCLPDDAAREAVAMVENPSVKVIDASTAYRVAPGWAYGFPEMDAGQRDLIARSQFVSNPGCYPTGFIGLMRPLVKAGLVPAGHPVTVNAVSGYSGGGKAMIAEFEAEGAATAYRAYGLSLKHKHVPEMTKHTGLSREVLFAPAVGNYRQGMLVEVPLHLAALPETPSVERIHGALVEAYDGQYFVEVADLDETEAMTGLEPEGLNSTNRLRLHVFGDRSGEQARLIALLDNLGKGASGAAVQNLNILLGLDEATGLI
- the rpsI gene encoding 30S ribosomal protein S9 produces the protein MTDVTNTEAATGFDALKGLSSSVENDAPVYVQKLDAQGRAYSTGKRKNAIARVWVKPGTGKITINGKDQEQYFARPVLRMMIAQPLTVSDRATQYDVVCTVEGSGLSGQAGAIRHGLSHALTHFEPELRKVLKPHGFLTRDSRVVERKKYGRAKARRSFQFSKR
- the msrB gene encoding peptide-methionine (R)-S-oxide reductase MsrB — protein: MTQSPILHRRGLLAGAGALALAACSPEPSQAGQGAYAASLYRRVSDADWRRRLGDAAWRVMRHEDTERPYTSPLNDEHRRGTFVCKGCDLALFRSNWKFDSHTGWPSFYQVIAANIGRKRDLAIGIPRTEYHCARCLGHQGHVFNDGPRPTGLRYCNNGVALKFVAA